Below is a window of bacterium DNA.
TGACTTATTCCTCCGTACTTGCACAACATGGCCGCACCCACCGCACGACTCATATCCTGACGTCGCTCCTGCTCCCAGCCCTCTTCCAAATTTAAGGACTCCCCAACCACGCCCAGGATGATCTTCGCCTCCAACCTCCCTCCCTGTTCCCGCCGGAATGACACATCCTCCTTCCGGCTACAGGCTCGCACTTTCTCGTCGTATAGCCCCTGCACTCGTTCGGTGAACTCATCACTCCCGATCCCCCATGCCGACTTCTTCAGAACCGCCAATTCCTCATCCTTCTCCAATAAGCCACGCTCCACATATCGGCCATATTCTCGCCGCGCTTCCTGCCCACTTCCCATCATAGCCAGCAATGGCTTCTCATCCAATCCGTCCAAAGGCTTCACCTTCCCCATATACCCTCGAAAACTACTCCACTCATATCCTCGTAATTCCTTGATCTGCTCCGGCATCGGCAACCGCTTCACACTACCCACCTTGACCGGATTCAGGTGGATATACCGGCTCAACTTCAACAAATACTCATCTCCCTCCACCAAGATCGCCTTATATCGCCCCTGGAACAGATGACCCGCTCGCCCATGCCGCATGTTGTAATACACCGTATACGCCGTCTGGAGCCGATGCATAAATTTCCCCAGATTCCCGCCCGGTGTCTCTATCAAAAGGTGCACGTGGTTGACCATCACACAAAATAAATACAGCCGCACTTCCATCTCATCTGCATACTTCGCCAGCCGCCCTATAAACCGCTCCCGATCCGCATCATCGTCGAACAACCTTCTCCGTTCCACCCCGCGTATCACCACGTGATAGATTGCTCCCTCGTACTCCACCCTTAATTTCCTTGCCATGCCTGCACCTTACCTCCGCCTCCCTTCTCTCAACAAGCTTATATTTACCTTTTAAGGGCTGACCCCGATCTTTCTATATTTACCTTTTAAGGGCTGACCCCGATCTTCTCCTTAGCCTAACCCGAGTGTGAGCAGCAGGGTCAAGTTTTCGGGAGCCCATATTTGACACTACCCTCGGCAACCCGCGCGACGGTAGCCGTTCGCTGGCGCATAGCGGCCTTACTGATATCCTCGACGTTCTGCCCCTTCCATAGTTTGGCCTGCCATTGGGTATAGTCGAAAGGTTCGCGAAGAATGAGTGTAATAAACCGTTCGGCCTTCACATCGCCCAACGCCCCACTCAAAGCACGAAATCCCTCAATCCGTATCTCTGTATCAGTACTCATGGTTTTCCCCCACAATAAAATCTACCGGATTCATCACCTGTACCGCCGTCCGCCCTTTTCCAAAATGAAGCATTGCATCATCAGTCGTCAGCAACACATCACATGCCGCCTCAGTTGCACAAGCCAAATGCAAGGCGTCCTTGGGGCGTAACCCCTGCAACATAAACTCATTCGCCTTAGCCAAAATACCGGGAGTTTCCTCAATATCGATTACCGCACGTAATCGCCACTTCTCTATCGCCTCCCTGCGCTCCTCGAATGGATTAGCCTGATTCTCAAAATCAAGGATATATGACCAAACCAAATCTAACTCTTTATGTAAAATTCGTGCCTGAACCTCGAGTTTAGCTTCAGACTCTAGGCGAACACGGATTTGGCACTGGTCATCAAAGGGCCGATTGAAACAACAATTATCGAGATATATTTTCATCCATACTGCCTAAACAATAAACATTAGGTTGTCGGAACTAATTCCCATTGGCAAAGCTATTAAAAACTAAACGCAGGCTTACTCTTCGTAAATAATGCTCGCCGTACTGCCCTACGTCAATGGAAAGAATACTGTCCCCGGCGACCTTTCCGCAGAAAATCAAATCGTCACCACCCGCTTCGCCCGCCTTCGCAAAGCTACGGCGCGGCAAGCTAGAGTTAGGATGAGGTAGAAGGGAGAGCCGGGGATTATTATACGGGCATCAGCCGGCAGGGACGCCGGCCGCCACCTGTGCTCCGCGCTGAATATCATCCAACAAGGTGGCGTTCGACGCCCCTGTCGACCTTTTAATTTTCGACTAATCTGGCGTTCAGACATTTTTGGAGTGCGGCGGCTTGACGCCGCTTTTCTTCGGCGCGGCTTGACGCGCCGTGCTGTCGGCCTGTCAAGCCAGGCCTTGTGAAAGCGGCGTCAAGCCGCCGCACTCCAAATCTTCGTCGTCAGATTGAGCCAATATGGACAAAAATGTCTGCAATTTAGATGCTGGAACACTCCCTTCTACTATGCAAAGTTAGCAGAAGGGCAGTGGGTAGTTTGCAGTAAACAGTCCGCAGTCGGAACCAATC
It encodes the following:
- a CDS encoding transposase encodes the protein MARKLRVEYEGAIYHVVIRGVERRRLFDDDADRERFIGRLAKYADEMEVRLYLFCVMVNHVHLLIETPGGNLGKFMHRLQTAYTVYYNMRHGRAGHLFQGRYKAILVEGDEYLLKLSRYIHLNPVKVGSVKRLPMPEQIKELRGYEWSSFRGYMGKVKPLDGLDEKPLLAMMGSGQEARREYGRYVERGLLEKDEELAVLKKSAWGIGSDEFTERVQGLYDEKVRACSRKEDVSFRREQGGRLEAKIILGVVGESLNLEEGWEQERRQDMSRAVGAAMLCKYGGISQRKAAGALGVTTGAAVSIQLKRLEEALKLDKELFCCVEHIEGVLGGLRQKAKQG
- a CDS encoding PIN domain-containing protein, yielding MKIYLDNCCFNRPFDDQCQIRVRLESEAKLEVQARILHKELDLVWSYILDFENQANPFEERREAIEKWRLRAVIDIEETPGILAKANEFMLQGLRPKDALHLACATEAACDVLLTTDDAMLHFGKGRTAVQVMNPVDFIVGENHEY